One Methylosinus sp. C49 DNA segment encodes these proteins:
- a CDS encoding c-type cytochrome has translation MELATLRFVESVLSALAVGLLLLPRLIEEDGERFKKVIAGAAVLRLLFGFGLIVATARAIIPAGRPVDADALLQFISGTVIGKAWVATQILAAVFTVATLARLRISNLWLDRATLGLGLAVLAVVSVTGHAVDDSLPIYTQLSFPFHTLAGLTWIGGLLGLVYWMFTGRGKPPEIAWRLAERWSMIAKGAMLIVLISGVILAWETVGSFGFMLATPYGRLLTVKLALLCAALLLALSLARYLTLADSKKGFDFAWYGKIGGVEGACALGLLFIAGWIATITPAAHENNVYWPLPFRVTYAGTWGLKVTPWIDPTWQWGVAGLALAVVAGLAWFAPTLVAAVGLTPLPQLRQWRKYSTSALALAAAVCGTVSLSVQAYPETYTDPPIAYTAASVKRGYETFQANCIACHGVTGEGNGPMAKGLKVPPADLTAPHVATHTLGDIFHWLTYGGQSGVMPPFADAIGEDERWDLINFLTVLSNSNQSRFLSPKGVIQWLVAPNFALDDPKGEIDDLEKLRGVPTLVSFARCKPEDADLADRVASLNAAAETVKAMGAHHVTDYFGECPNDPSALTPSHPDATELTYSLINHYLDEPVINEIPEGHFLIDRSGYVRARFRHFGTDDGNLSLLKAQIALTAKEPIVYVSPHQH, from the coding sequence ATGGAATTGGCGACGCTTCGCTTCGTGGAGAGCGTTCTTTCCGCTCTCGCCGTCGGACTCTTGCTGCTGCCGCGCCTCATAGAGGAGGATGGCGAGCGCTTCAAAAAAGTGATCGCAGGCGCTGCGGTCCTGCGCCTGCTGTTCGGCTTCGGCCTCATCGTGGCGACGGCGCGCGCCATCATCCCCGCGGGCCGTCCGGTCGACGCCGACGCGCTGCTGCAGTTCATTTCCGGGACGGTGATCGGCAAGGCCTGGGTGGCGACGCAAATTCTCGCGGCGGTCTTCACTGTCGCGACGCTGGCGCGCCTGCGGATATCAAATCTCTGGCTCGATCGCGCGACGCTCGGGCTCGGTCTCGCCGTGCTCGCGGTCGTTTCTGTCACTGGCCATGCGGTGGACGACAGCCTGCCGATCTACACGCAGCTGAGCTTCCCCTTCCACACGCTGGCGGGCCTCACCTGGATCGGCGGCCTGCTCGGCCTCGTCTACTGGATGTTCACCGGCCGCGGAAAGCCGCCGGAGATCGCCTGGCGTCTCGCCGAGCGCTGGTCGATGATCGCCAAGGGCGCGATGCTGATCGTGCTGATCAGCGGCGTCATCCTGGCATGGGAGACGGTCGGCAGCTTCGGCTTCATGCTCGCGACGCCTTACGGGCGACTGCTCACGGTCAAATTGGCGCTGCTCTGCGCAGCGCTGCTGCTCGCTCTTTCGCTCGCGCGCTATCTGACGCTCGCCGATTCCAAGAAGGGCTTCGATTTCGCCTGGTACGGCAAGATCGGCGGCGTCGAGGGCGCGTGCGCGCTCGGCCTTTTGTTCATCGCAGGCTGGATCGCCACCATCACGCCGGCCGCGCATGAGAACAACGTCTATTGGCCGCTGCCATTCCGCGTTACCTATGCCGGCACCTGGGGGCTCAAGGTCACGCCCTGGATCGATCCTACCTGGCAATGGGGCGTCGCGGGATTGGCGCTGGCGGTCGTCGCAGGCCTCGCCTGGTTCGCGCCGACGCTCGTTGCGGCGGTGGGGCTCACGCCTTTGCCGCAGCTTCGCCAGTGGCGAAAATATTCGACCTCTGCGCTAGCGCTGGCGGCGGCGGTCTGCGGCACGGTCTCACTGTCGGTGCAGGCCTATCCCGAGACCTACACCGATCCGCCCATCGCTTATACGGCCGCCTCGGTGAAGCGCGGCTATGAGACCTTCCAGGCCAATTGCATTGCGTGTCACGGCGTGACCGGCGAAGGCAACGGACCCATGGCCAAGGGTCTCAAGGTTCCGCCCGCCGATCTCACCGCCCCGCATGTCGCGACGCATACGCTCGGCGATATTTTTCACTGGCTGACCTATGGCGGACAGAGCGGCGTCATGCCGCCTTTCGCCGACGCCATCGGCGAGGACGAGCGCTGGGATCTCATCAATTTTCTCACCGTTCTGTCGAATTCGAACCAGTCGCGCTTCCTGAGCCCCAAGGGGGTCATTCAATGGCTCGTCGCGCCCAATTTCGCGCTGGATGATCCCAAGGGCGAGATCGACGATCTCGAGAAGCTGCGCGGCGTGCCGACGCTCGTCTCCTTCGCGCGGTGCAAGCCGGAGGATGCGGATTTGGCCGATCGAGTCGCGAGCCTGAACGCTGCGGCCGAGACGGTGAAGGCGATGGGCGCGCATCATGTCACCGATTATTTCGGCGAATGTCCGAATGATCCGAGCGCGCTGACGCCGAGCCATCCCGACGCAACAGAGCTCACTTACTCGCTCATCAATCATTATCTCGACGAGCCGGTCATCAATGAGATTCCAGAAGGACATTTCCTCATCGATCGCTCCGGCTATGTGCGAGCTCGCTTCCGCCATTTCGGGACCGACGACGGCAATCTCTCGCTGCTGAAGGCGCAGATCGCGCTGACCGCGAAGGAGCCGATCGTCTATGTCTCGCCGCATCAGCACTGA
- a CDS encoding copper chaperone PCu(A)C yields the protein MMIKRRDLLAAGGALLGGAAFGALAPMRSAQAHEYELGKLTIEHPWVRAPKDGETTAYFYAFVHNKGGADKLIAVKSPNVGKVTLYSDAKEATVAAGGVAIAANKTTTLSPEGAHVALAEVKKINPVGWGMELVLVFEKAGEVTVDAAVDAPDAKHAHDAEAMQRWEKAHPEGGTTSPAGGAEEHHHDHHDHDHKDDHKSMDMK from the coding sequence ATGATGATCAAGCGGCGTGATCTGTTGGCGGCGGGCGGCGCTCTGTTGGGCGGCGCTGCGTTCGGCGCGTTGGCTCCGATGCGCTCGGCGCAGGCTCATGAATATGAGCTCGGCAAGCTGACGATCGAGCATCCCTGGGTGCGCGCGCCCAAGGACGGCGAGACGACTGCCTATTTCTACGCATTCGTCCACAATAAGGGCGGCGCGGACAAGCTCATCGCGGTGAAGTCGCCGAATGTCGGCAAGGTGACTCTCTACTCCGACGCCAAGGAAGCGACAGTCGCCGCGGGCGGCGTCGCCATCGCGGCCAATAAGACGACGACGCTCTCACCCGAAGGCGCGCATGTCGCGCTCGCCGAGGTCAAGAAGATCAACCCCGTCGGCTGGGGCATGGAACTCGTTCTCGTCTTCGAGAAGGCGGGTGAGGTGACTGTCGACGCAGCGGTCGACGCGCCCGACGCCAAGCACGCGCATGACGCCGAGGCGATGCAGCGTTGGGAAAAGGCCCATCCGGAAGGCGGCACGACGTCTCCGGCGGGCGGAGCCGAAGAGCACCATCACGATCACCACGATCACGACCACAAGGACGATCACAAGTCCATGGATATGAAGTGA
- a CDS encoding glycosyltransferase family 87 protein, which produces MWEKLRSGDWLDEERLRVYPLMLLLLSAGCVAAVLMTAQGRFDANGHPLGTDFSQVWVAGLETLRGHPAAPFDLQRHIAAQRAEFGADSDVYGWHYPPYFLAPASALAHLPYLEALAVWQMATLALYLVAVLALMRGSAAPPWRIALLALAFPAALVNLGHGQNGFLTAALLGFGFLALPQRPLLAGVSFALLAYKPQFALALPVALIVGGHWRALASAAAALLVMTLASLLLFGPESWIAFVQNLDVTRDLVVERGAAGFPKIQSVFAAARLLGADIATAYAAQTLATATTLAALVWLWRSSADYRAKAAGAIVATFLTTPYCLDYDMTALAPAIALLASFGLERGFSRYMKSALAAAFIIPLAARPVATAASLPLGAVTMAALFAIILSNAREACFRHAGAAPSL; this is translated from the coding sequence ATGTGGGAGAAGCTGCGCAGCGGCGATTGGCTCGACGAAGAGCGTCTGCGCGTCTATCCGCTCATGCTGCTGCTGCTCTCGGCCGGCTGCGTCGCAGCCGTGCTGATGACGGCGCAGGGCCGCTTCGACGCCAATGGCCATCCGCTGGGCACGGATTTCAGCCAAGTGTGGGTCGCCGGGCTCGAGACCTTGCGCGGCCACCCCGCAGCGCCTTTCGATCTGCAGCGCCACATCGCCGCGCAACGCGCCGAATTCGGCGCCGACAGCGACGTCTATGGCTGGCACTACCCGCCCTACTTCCTCGCGCCGGCGTCGGCGCTCGCGCATCTGCCCTATCTCGAGGCGCTGGCCGTCTGGCAGATGGCGACGCTCGCCCTCTATCTCGTCGCCGTGCTCGCGCTGATGCGCGGCTCCGCCGCGCCGCCCTGGCGCATCGCGCTGCTGGCGCTCGCCTTTCCGGCTGCGCTCGTCAATCTCGGCCATGGGCAGAACGGCTTTCTGACCGCGGCTTTGCTCGGCTTCGGCTTTCTCGCTCTGCCGCAGCGCCCACTGCTCGCCGGCGTCTCTTTCGCGCTGCTCGCCTATAAGCCCCAATTCGCGCTCGCGCTGCCGGTCGCGCTCATCGTCGGCGGCCATTGGCGCGCGCTGGCTTCGGCCGCCGCCGCGCTGCTCGTGATGACCCTCGCCAGCCTCTTGCTCTTCGGGCCGGAGAGCTGGATCGCCTTCGTCCAAAATCTCGATGTCACGCGCGACCTCGTCGTCGAGCGCGGCGCGGCCGGCTTTCCGAAAATCCAGAGCGTCTTCGCTGCGGCGCGCCTGCTCGGCGCCGATATAGCGACGGCCTATGCCGCGCAGACTTTGGCCACGGCGACGACTCTCGCCGCGCTCGTCTGGCTGTGGCGCAGTAGCGCCGATTATCGCGCCAAGGCCGCCGGCGCGATCGTCGCGACATTCCTCACGACGCCCTATTGTCTCGATTACGATATGACCGCGCTCGCGCCCGCCATCGCGCTGCTGGCCTCCTTCGGGCTCGAACGCGGCTTTAGCCGCTATATGAAAAGCGCTCTCGCTGCGGCTTTCATCATTCCGCTCGCGGCGCGTCCTGTCGCGACGGCTGCGTCATTGCCTCTCGGCGCGGTCACGATGGCGGCGTTGTTCGCGATAATTCTCTCAAATGCGCGCGAGGCATGTTTTCGCCACGCCGGCGCCGCCCCATCGCTATGA
- a CDS encoding pyridoxal phosphate-dependent aminotransferase: MAFIADALSRVKPSATIAVTQKARDLKAQGREVISLSVGEPDFDTPTHICDAAVEAIRRGETRYPPVLGIPQLREAVAKKFKRENGLDYKASDVIVATGGKHILFNAFLATINPGDEVIVPAPYWVSYPEMVAICGGSTVFVDTTMEHGFKLQAADLERAITPRTKWLVLNSPSNPSGAAYTHDELKQVAEVLLRHPQVHILTDDIYEHLVYGDFKFATIAQVEPGLFDRTLTMNGVSKAYAMTGWRIGFAAGPAALIKAMDMLQGQQTSGACSIAQWAALAALEGPQDHLAVFRKAFQERRDLVVSMLGQAKYLQCPSPEGAFYVFPSCKEAIGRKTPEGKVIESDVDFVTALLEAEGVAVVQGSAFGTGPNFRVSYAASNATLEDACTKIQRFCASLT; this comes from the coding sequence ATGGCCTTTATCGCCGACGCTTTGTCACGCGTGAAACCTTCCGCCACGATCGCCGTGACGCAGAAGGCGCGTGACCTCAAAGCGCAGGGCAGGGAGGTCATCTCGCTCTCGGTGGGCGAGCCGGATTTCGACACGCCGACGCATATTTGCGACGCCGCCGTCGAGGCGATCCGTCGCGGCGAGACGCGCTATCCGCCGGTGCTCGGCATTCCGCAGTTGCGCGAGGCCGTGGCCAAGAAGTTCAAGCGCGAGAACGGGCTCGACTACAAGGCCTCGGACGTGATCGTCGCCACCGGCGGCAAGCACATCCTCTTCAACGCCTTTCTGGCGACGATCAATCCCGGCGACGAGGTGATCGTGCCGGCGCCCTATTGGGTCAGCTATCCCGAGATGGTCGCCATTTGTGGCGGAAGCACCGTCTTCGTCGACACGACGATGGAGCATGGCTTCAAGCTGCAGGCGGCGGACCTCGAGCGCGCCATCACGCCGCGCACCAAATGGCTGGTGCTCAACTCGCCCTCCAACCCGTCCGGCGCCGCCTATACGCATGACGAGCTGAAACAGGTCGCCGAAGTGCTGCTGCGCCATCCGCAGGTGCATATTCTCACCGACGACATCTATGAGCATCTCGTCTATGGCGACTTCAAATTCGCCACCATCGCGCAGGTGGAGCCCGGCCTCTTCGACCGCACGCTGACGATGAACGGCGTCTCCAAAGCCTATGCGATGACCGGCTGGCGCATCGGCTTCGCCGCCGGCCCGGCCGCGCTCATCAAGGCGATGGACATGCTGCAGGGCCAGCAGACCTCGGGCGCCTGCTCCATCGCGCAATGGGCGGCGCTCGCTGCGCTGGAAGGTCCGCAGGATCATCTCGCCGTGTTCCGCAAGGCGTTTCAGGAGCGGCGCGATCTCGTCGTCTCCATGCTCGGCCAGGCGAAATATCTGCAATGCCCCTCGCCCGAGGGCGCCTTCTACGTCTTCCCCTCCTGCAAGGAGGCGATCGGCCGCAAGACGCCGGAGGGCAAGGTCATCGAGAGCGATGTGGATTTCGTCACCGCTCTCTTGGAGGCGGAAGGCGTCGCCGTGGTGCAGGGCTCGGCCTTCGGCACGGGACCGAATTTCCGCGTCTCCTATGCGGCGTCGAACGCGACGCTGGAGGACGCCTGCACGAAGATACAGAGGTTCTGCGCGAGCTTGACCTAA
- a CDS encoding superoxide dismutase — MSFTLPDLPYAYDALQPYLSKESFEYHHDKHHATYVTNANNLIKGTEFEGKPIEEIIVASYGKNVPIFNNVAQIYNHSEYWKWLKPNGGGAIPAKVEKAIVESFGSVDKFKEEFQTQGLGQFGSGWVWLEIKDGKLAVRKTPNAENPLVFGAKPLLVADVWEHAYYIDYRNRRADFLKAFLEHLVNWEYVEECYEAATK; from the coding sequence ATGAGCTTCACCCTTCCCGACCTTCCCTACGCCTATGATGCGCTGCAGCCTTATTTGTCGAAGGAATCTTTCGAGTATCATCACGACAAGCATCATGCGACCTATGTCACCAACGCCAATAATCTGATCAAAGGCACCGAGTTCGAGGGCAAGCCGATTGAGGAGATCATTGTCGCCTCCTATGGCAAGAACGTGCCGATCTTCAACAATGTGGCGCAGATCTACAACCACTCCGAGTATTGGAAGTGGCTGAAGCCCAATGGCGGCGGCGCGATCCCCGCCAAGGTCGAGAAGGCGATCGTCGAGTCCTTCGGCTCGGTCGACAAGTTCAAGGAAGAGTTCCAGACCCAGGGTCTCGGCCAGTTCGGCTCGGGCTGGGTGTGGCTCGAGATCAAGGACGGCAAGCTCGCCGTGCGCAAGACCCCGAACGCCGAGAACCCGCTGGTGTTCGGCGCCAAGCCGCTGCTGGTCGCCGATGTGTGGGAGCACGCCTATTACATCGACTACCGCAATCGCCGCGCCGACTTCCTCAAGGCCTTCCTCGAGCATCTCGTGAATTGGGAATATGTCGAGGAGTGTTACGAGGCCGCGACGAAGTAA
- the xth gene encoding exodeoxyribonuclease III: MKITTWNINSVRLRMPIVAQFLKEHAPDVICLQETKCRNAEFPYSDFRALGYEHFAINGQKGYHGVAIVSKQPLELLETRDFCEKGDARHVSVGVPNGGTPVTIHNFYVPAGGDEPDREINPKFAHKLDFLDEMAEWIQRDRVTDGRVVLVGDLNIAPLEQDVWSHKALLQVVSHTPIEVEKLGRVIDAGRWIDTMRRFVPKEEKLYTWWSYRASDWEKSDRGRRLDHIWASEALSETLQQMHVLREARNWTRPSDHVPVTISLAV, encoded by the coding sequence ATGAAGATCACCACCTGGAACATCAATTCCGTGCGCCTGCGCATGCCGATCGTCGCGCAATTCTTGAAGGAGCACGCGCCGGACGTCATCTGCCTGCAGGAGACCAAGTGCCGCAACGCCGAATTCCCCTATTCGGATTTTCGCGCGCTCGGCTATGAGCATTTCGCCATCAATGGCCAGAAGGGCTATCACGGCGTCGCCATCGTCTCGAAGCAGCCGCTGGAGCTGCTGGAGACGCGCGACTTCTGCGAGAAAGGCGACGCGCGCCATGTGTCGGTCGGCGTCCCCAATGGCGGGACGCCGGTCACGATCCATAATTTCTACGTGCCGGCCGGCGGCGACGAGCCCGATCGCGAGATCAATCCGAAATTCGCCCATAAGCTCGATTTTCTCGACGAGATGGCCGAATGGATTCAGCGCGATCGCGTGACCGACGGCCGCGTGGTGCTGGTCGGCGACCTCAATATCGCACCGCTGGAGCAGGACGTCTGGAGCCATAAGGCGCTGCTCCAAGTGGTGAGCCATACGCCGATCGAGGTGGAGAAGCTCGGTCGCGTCATCGACGCCGGCCGCTGGATCGACACGATGCGCCGCTTCGTGCCCAAGGAGGAGAAGCTCTATACGTGGTGGAGCTATCGCGCCTCGGATTGGGAGAAATCCGACCGCGGCCGCCGGCTCGATCACATTTGGGCGAGCGAGGCGCTCTCCGAAACACTGCAGCAGATGCATGTGCTGCGCGAGGCGCGCAATTGGACGCGCCCCTCCGATCATGTGCCGGTGACGATCTCACTGGCGGTCTGA
- a CDS encoding TIGR01620 family protein, with translation MTEPERRPRPRAFRLDGEQIVPPKSAKPQETERAQPSVFEAQIDVFALEAETAPRGFVEEEKAIEAAQKRGVLRSMFVSWGGLFVSAVAGLLSLAGGMWLANLVEDLFAHSALLGTAGLALAGLALVAAAAMLAKEIAAIARQNRIAKLHIALADARLRDDIKAAREHVKELCTLYEDRPETSRARALVLEFSQQIIDGRDLVDLAERHLAHPLDAQARREIADASKRVSIVTTVSPRALLDVLFVAAQAIRLMRRIAEIYGGRPGMLGFFKLARSVGAHLAITGGLAIGDSLLQQVVGHGIAAKLSAKLGEGVLNGLLTARVGLSAMAVCRPMPFSAEKAPGVADVAPFLFGDRSSGG, from the coding sequence ATGACGGAACCAGAACGCAGACCGCGCCCGCGCGCCTTCCGCCTCGACGGCGAGCAGATCGTCCCCCCCAAGAGCGCGAAGCCGCAGGAGACGGAACGAGCGCAGCCAAGCGTCTTCGAGGCGCAGATCGACGTCTTCGCACTCGAGGCCGAGACCGCCCCGCGCGGTTTCGTCGAGGAGGAGAAGGCGATCGAGGCCGCGCAGAAGCGCGGCGTGCTGCGCAGTATGTTCGTCTCCTGGGGCGGATTGTTCGTCTCGGCCGTGGCCGGGCTGCTGTCGCTGGCCGGCGGCATGTGGCTCGCCAATCTGGTCGAGGATCTTTTCGCGCATTCGGCGCTGCTCGGAACCGCCGGGCTCGCGCTCGCCGGCCTGGCGCTCGTCGCCGCTGCGGCGATGCTGGCCAAGGAGATCGCCGCCATCGCGCGGCAGAATCGCATCGCCAAGCTGCATATCGCCCTCGCCGACGCGCGTCTGCGCGACGACATCAAAGCCGCGCGCGAGCATGTGAAGGAGCTGTGCACGCTCTATGAGGATCGCCCAGAGACCAGCCGCGCGCGCGCGCTGGTGCTGGAGTTCTCGCAGCAGATCATCGATGGGCGCGATCTCGTCGATCTCGCCGAACGCCATCTCGCGCATCCGTTGGACGCGCAGGCGCGGCGCGAGATCGCCGACGCCTCCAAGCGCGTCTCCATCGTCACCACCGTCAGCCCGCGCGCGCTGCTCGACGTGCTGTTCGTCGCCGCCCAGGCGATACGGCTGATGCGCCGCATCGCCGAAATCTATGGCGGACGGCCGGGAATGCTGGGCTTCTTCAAGCTGGCGCGCTCGGTCGGCGCGCATCTCGCCATCACTGGCGGCCTCGCCATCGGCGATTCGCTGCTGCAGCAGGTGGTCGGCCATGGCATCGCCGCCAAGCTCTCCGCCAAGCTCGGCGAGGGCGTGCTCAACGGCCTATTGACCGCGCGCGTCGGCCTCTCGGCCATGGCGGTCTGCCGGCCCATGCCTTTCAGCGCCGAGAAAGCGCCCGGCGTCGCCGATGTGGCGCCTTTCTTGTTCGGCGATCGCAGCAGCGGCGGCTGA
- a CDS encoding WYL domain-containing protein codes for MSRAGRLFELLQLLRGRRRPVSGADLARAAGISLRTLYRDIAALQAMGAEIEGEPGVGYVLRPGFLMPPLMFSEEEIEALELGAKWVAQRTDDGLSRAAQSAMAKISAVLPQGRSRAPDDALIVGPPWSRAHVAELKLLRRALREERKLAISYADGKGARTRRVVWPVALGFFESARVLVAWCELRGDFRHFRADRIEAAEMLEERPPRRRQTLQKEWRRSMLTESDSVSAYGRVASPTAKGNSMSKIVFYTNPQSRGMIVHWLLEEIGAPYSVEIEEYGTSIKSPEFLAINPMGKVPAIRHGDKVVTEAAAICAYLADAFPQAGLAPPTAERSAYYRWLFFAAGCVEPAMSNHSVGWDPAADRQRSFGYGSYAAVLDTLAKALAGRRYIAGDAFSAADVYLGSMIGFGMRFGVLEKRPEFEAYWAGLENRPARLRALEHNEKLAARQAWAPA; via the coding sequence ATGTCGCGCGCCGGCCGCCTCTTCGAACTCTTGCAGCTCCTGCGTGGGCGCCGACGCCCGGTCAGCGGCGCCGACCTCGCGCGCGCCGCGGGAATCTCCTTGCGCACGCTCTATCGCGACATCGCCGCGCTGCAGGCGATGGGCGCGGAGATCGAGGGCGAGCCCGGCGTCGGCTATGTCCTGCGGCCCGGCTTTCTGATGCCGCCGCTGATGTTCTCGGAGGAAGAGATCGAGGCGCTGGAGCTCGGCGCCAAATGGGTGGCTCAGCGCACCGACGACGGACTTTCGCGGGCCGCGCAGAGCGCGATGGCGAAAATTTCCGCCGTTCTCCCGCAGGGACGGTCGCGCGCGCCGGACGATGCGCTGATCGTCGGCCCGCCATGGTCGCGCGCGCATGTCGCCGAGCTGAAGCTGCTGCGCCGCGCGCTACGCGAGGAGCGTAAGCTCGCCATCTCCTACGCCGACGGCAAAGGCGCGCGCACGCGGCGCGTCGTCTGGCCGGTGGCGCTGGGCTTTTTCGAATCCGCCCGCGTGCTCGTCGCCTGGTGCGAGCTGAGAGGCGATTTTCGTCATTTCCGCGCCGATCGCATAGAGGCGGCGGAAATGCTGGAGGAGCGCCCGCCGCGCCGACGCCAGACGCTGCAAAAGGAGTGGCGGCGCTCCATGCTGACAGAATCTGACAGCGTGTCGGCTTATGGACGTGTCGCGTCCCCGACCGCGAAAGGAAATTCCATGTCCAAGATCGTTTTCTACACCAATCCGCAATCGCGCGGCATGATCGTGCATTGGCTGCTCGAGGAGATCGGCGCGCCCTATTCCGTCGAGATCGAGGAATATGGGACCTCGATCAAATCGCCCGAGTTCCTCGCGATCAATCCAATGGGCAAGGTGCCGGCGATCCGCCACGGCGACAAGGTGGTGACGGAGGCCGCGGCCATCTGCGCCTATCTCGCCGACGCTTTTCCGCAAGCCGGTCTCGCGCCGCCGACGGCCGAGCGCAGCGCCTATTATCGCTGGCTGTTCTTCGCCGCCGGCTGCGTGGAGCCGGCGATGAGCAATCATTCCGTCGGCTGGGACCCGGCCGCGGACCGGCAGCGGAGCTTCGGCTACGGCTCCTACGCCGCCGTGCTGGACACTCTGGCGAAAGCGCTGGCGGGACGGCGCTATATCGCCGGCGACGCCTTCAGCGCGGCCGATGTCTATCTCGGCTCGATGATCGGCTTCGGCATGCGCTTCGGCGTGCTGGAGAAGCGGCCGGAGTTCGAGGCCTATTGGGCCGGCCTCGAGAATCGCCCGGCGCGGCTGCGCGCCCTCGAGCACAATGAGAAGCTCGCCGCGCGGCAGGCCTGGGCTCCCGCCTGA
- a CDS encoding helix-turn-helix transcriptional regulator: MIDFENLVELIYRAATDPDLWPLAMHELAASTEAAGGIILTRRSDAWVGWRHSTAMVGIDDYLRSPAGARSQAPVRLLAADHAGFLDAETAITPEEWLADPVMTHWGTPNGLPHAAATAMPMPTGDFVVVHISRRIGQPAFAAVDIAHLDAFRPHLARAGFLAARWRLERLRAATEALALIGLPAAALDARGRALAANSLIEKMTTHVLWLPDDRVALADSAANGMLRRALVDVSRLAATTARSFPARGRDGHAAVVHLIPMAGESRDLFDGGCALLVVAPVALQHAPDAAVIRGLFDLTAAEACVASGIVSGLSLEQIAKRQGTAPATVRSQLKSVLAKTGVGRQSSLVALLASQLRPPYPTKE; the protein is encoded by the coding sequence ATGATCGATTTCGAAAACCTCGTCGAGCTCATCTATCGCGCCGCCACCGATCCAGATCTCTGGCCGCTCGCGATGCATGAGCTGGCCGCCTCGACGGAAGCCGCCGGCGGAATTATTCTTACGCGTCGCAGCGACGCCTGGGTCGGCTGGCGACATTCCACCGCAATGGTGGGCATCGACGATTACCTTCGGTCGCCGGCCGGCGCGCGCAGCCAGGCGCCGGTTCGACTGCTCGCCGCCGACCATGCGGGCTTCCTCGACGCCGAAACCGCGATCACGCCGGAGGAATGGCTCGCCGATCCCGTGATGACGCATTGGGGAACGCCCAATGGGTTGCCCCACGCCGCCGCCACGGCCATGCCCATGCCCACTGGGGATTTCGTGGTGGTCCATATCAGCCGACGCATCGGCCAGCCGGCCTTCGCGGCCGTCGATATCGCGCATCTCGATGCGTTTCGTCCGCATCTCGCGCGCGCCGGCTTTCTGGCGGCGCGCTGGCGGCTCGAGCGGCTGCGCGCCGCCACCGAGGCGCTGGCGCTGATCGGCCTCCCGGCCGCCGCTCTCGATGCGCGCGGCCGCGCCCTGGCCGCCAATTCGCTCATCGAGAAGATGACGACGCATGTCCTTTGGCTGCCGGACGACCGCGTCGCTCTCGCCGACTCCGCCGCCAATGGCATGTTGCGGCGCGCGCTCGTCGATGTATCGCGCCTCGCCGCGACGACGGCGCGCTCCTTTCCCGCCCGCGGCCGCGACGGTCACGCCGCGGTCGTCCATCTCATTCCGATGGCGGGCGAATCGCGCGATCTCTTCGACGGCGGCTGCGCGCTTCTGGTGGTCGCGCCCGTCGCGCTCCAACATGCGCCCGACGCCGCGGTGATCCGCGGCCTGTTCGATCTCACCGCGGCGGAGGCTTGCGTCGCCAGCGGAATCGTCTCGGGCCTATCGCTGGAACAGATCGCCAAGCGACAGGGCACGGCGCCCGCGACCGTTCGCAGCCAGCTCAAGAGCGTGCTCGCCAAAACCGGCGTCGGCCGGCAGTCCAGCCTCGTCGCGCTGCTGGCGAGCCAGCTCAGGCCGCCCTATCCAACGAAGGAATAG
- the plsY gene encoding glycerol-3-phosphate 1-O-acyltransferase PlsY yields the protein MAFSSLPDLGALAVGYLLGSIPFGLLLTRLAGTTDIRSIGSGNIGATNVLRTGRKDLAAATLLLDALKGVAAALIGALIAPDGAVAAAAAAFIGHIAPVWLRFRGGKGVATFLGALFGISWPAGLAFAAVWLSMAALFRYSSLSALAASFASPLVLAASGHGREAIVFAAMAALLWWKHRDNIRRLLSGSESRIGQKA from the coding sequence TTGGCGTTTTCTTCTCTACCAGATCTCGGCGCGCTGGCGGTCGGCTATCTGCTCGGCTCCATTCCTTTCGGCCTGCTGCTGACGCGGCTCGCGGGGACGACCGATATTCGCTCGATCGGCTCGGGCAATATAGGCGCGACCAATGTTCTGCGCACCGGGCGCAAAGATCTCGCCGCCGCCACTCTGCTGCTCGATGCGCTCAAAGGCGTCGCCGCCGCGCTCATCGGCGCGCTGATCGCGCCGGACGGCGCCGTCGCCGCCGCGGCGGCCGCTTTTATCGGCCATATCGCGCCCGTCTGGCTGCGCTTTCGCGGCGGCAAGGGCGTCGCGACATTTTTGGGCGCGCTGTTCGGCATCAGCTGGCCGGCGGGCCTCGCCTTCGCGGCCGTCTGGCTGTCGATGGCCGCTCTGTTCCGCTACTCCTCGCTCTCCGCGCTGGCGGCGAGCTTCGCTTCGCCGCTCGTTCTTGCAGCGAGCGGCCATGGTCGCGAGGCCATCGTCTTCGCCGCCATGGCGGCGCTGCTGTGGTGGAAGCATCGCGACAATATTCGCCGCCTGCTCTCCGGCAGTGAGAGCCGCATCGGGCAGAAGGCATGA